A genomic region of Cannabis sativa cultivar Pink pepper isolate KNU-18-1 chromosome 1, ASM2916894v1, whole genome shotgun sequence contains the following coding sequences:
- the LOC115706328 gene encoding UDP-glucuronate 4-epimerase 3, protein MKQMSHLDNIPSTPGKFKMEKSPYIHRLRWHSSLAKLTFWSLVFLGLIFLFFFRSPSNPLPSDPSRRSLRTYSWGGAAWEKRVRSSARVRSRNGISVLVTGAAGFVGTHVSSALKRRGDGVLGLDSFNDYYDPSLKRARQALLERTGVFIVEGDINDSALLKKLFEVVAFTHVMHLAAQAGVRYAMENPGSYVHSNIAGLVNLLEVCKSVNPQPAIVWASSSSVYGLNSKVPFSEKDRTDQPASLYAATKKAGEEIAHTYNHIYGLSLTGLRFFTVYGPWGRPDMAYFFFTRDILKGKSISIFEAANHGTVARDFTYIDDIVKGCLAALDTAEKSTGSGGKKKGPAQLRVFNLGNTSPVPVSDLVSILERLLKVKAKRNIMKLPRNGDVQFTHANISLAQRELGYKPTTDLQTGLKKFVRWYLSYYSGGKKAAG, encoded by the coding sequence ATGAAGCAAATGTCTCATCTTGACAATATTCCTTCAACTCCGGGGAAGTTCAAGATGGAGAAATCCCCTTACATTCACAGACTTCGGTGGCATTCCTCCCTCGCTAAGCTCACATTTTGGTCCTTGGTTTTCTTGGGTCtgatctttctcttctttttccgATCGCCTTCTAATCCTTTACCGTCTGATCCCTCTCGCCGCTCTCTTAGGACGTACAGTTGGGGCGGAGCCGCCTGGGAAAAACGGGTCCGGTCATCGGCTCGGGTTCGGTCCCGGAATGGGATTTCGGTATTGGTCACGGGAGCAGCTGGATTTGTCGGGACTCACGTGTCCTCGGCTCTGAAACGCCGTGGAGACGGAGTGCTTGGACTCGATAGCTTTAACGATTACTATGATCCTTCGTTGAAACGAGCTCGGCAAGCGCTTTTGGAGCGAACCGGAGTGTTTATCGTGGAAGGAGATATTAATGACTCGGCCCTGTTGAAGAAGCTTTTCGAGGTTGTGGCTTTCACCCATGTGATGCACTTGGCAGCTCAAGCTGGTGTGAGGTACGCCATGGAAAATCCTGGTTCTTATGTTCATAGTAATATTGCTGGTCTAGTTAATCTTCTTGAAGTCTGTAAATCGGTGAACCCACAACCTGCAATTGTTTGGGCTTCCTCTAGTTCTGTTTATGGTCTTAATTCTAAGGTACCCTTTTCTGAAAAAGACCGAACTGACCAGCCTGCTAGTCTGTATGCCGCCACTAAGAAGGCTGGTGAGGAAATTGCACACACTTATAATCATATATATGGTCTTTCCCTTACTGGGTTAAGGTTCTTTACGGTTTATGGTCCTTGGGGAAGACCAGATATGGCCTATTTCTTTTTCACAAGGGATATATTAAAGGGCAAGTCGATTTCAATATTTGAAGCTGCTAACCATGGCACGGTTGCAAGAGATTTCACCTACATTGATGATATTGTGAAAGGTTGCTTGGCTGCATTGGATACTGCTGAGAAGAGCACTGGAAGTGGGGGGAAGAAGAAGGGACCAGCTCAGTTGCGGGTTTTTAATTTAGGGAATACTTCACCTGTGCCGGTCTCTGATCTGGTCAGCATATTGGAGAGGCTCTTGAAAGTGAAGGCAAAGAGAAATATAATGAAGTTGCCACGGAATGGGGATGTTCAGTTCACTCATGCTAATATTAGCTTGGCTCAGAGGGAACTTGGTTATAAGCCTACTACTGATCTGCAGACTGGTTTGAAGAAATTTGTTAGATGGTATCTTAGTTACTATTCAGGTGGGAAGAAGGCCGCTGGCTAA